Proteins co-encoded in one Prevotella sp. E13-27 genomic window:
- a CDS encoding TIM-barrel domain-containing protein has translation MKKKLLTAFALLVSIVCGAQETKIEFFTPSIVHVVKGDATKSLVVIAKPDDVKVTKKGNTWKTSELTVKLEPQTQTLVFMTNKGKVLLKEKGMSLIRKNTGEFEVSQSFFLDKDEAIYGLGTIQNGKMNRRGEKKRMEQTNLEDFQNVLQSIKGWGLYWENYSPTVFEDNAEGMSFTSEAGQGVDYYFMYGGSADGVIAQMRHLSGDVPMFPLWTYGFWQSKERYKSAKETESIVDQYRAHNVPLDGIIQDWQYWGSNYLWNAMDFLAEDFSNGKQMIQNVHKKHAHFMISIWASFGPMTLQFRELEKKGLLLPIETWPQSGISHVWPPIMKFPSGVRVYDAFHPEARAIYWKYLKTLFDYGTDAWWMDSTDPDFFNPKESDYNHKVYGGTWRSQRNAFPLATVRGIYQSQRKEAEKKRVFIMTRSSFAGQQHYGSNMWSGDVNSSWDMLRKQVPAGLSFTLTGNPNFNTDIGGFFCGSYNTRGKESAPKNPQFQELYVRWMQYGLFCPVFRSHGTEAPREIWQFGKKGEPIYDAIEKQIRLRYRLLPYLYSIAWQVTNNNDSYMRPLFADFAADKQVWNMADEFMFGRSILAAPILKAQYTEEKIIRTDAMTGWNSKTATDGTSAGAIDFTANKTAVKYLPKGAQWYDFWTGKQYKGGQNVTLETSIDRVPMFVRAGSILPLGPEMQYVGEKSWDNLELRIYPGANGEFVLYEDEGDNYNYEKGVFSTITFQWNDRSHTLTIGDRKGEYPGMLASRNFTIVLPNGTKQTVSYNGSKTEVKL, from the coding sequence ATGAAAAAGAAACTATTAACAGCTTTCGCCCTGCTGGTGAGTATTGTCTGCGGGGCTCAGGAGACGAAGATTGAGTTCTTCACTCCCTCAATCGTTCACGTTGTCAAGGGCGATGCAACAAAGAGTCTTGTTGTCATTGCGAAGCCCGATGACGTAAAGGTAACCAAGAAGGGTAACACTTGGAAGACCAGTGAACTGACAGTTAAGCTCGAACCTCAGACACAGACCCTTGTTTTCATGACGAATAAGGGTAAGGTGCTTTTGAAGGAAAAGGGCATGAGTCTTATACGCAAGAACACAGGAGAGTTTGAGGTCAGTCAGTCTTTCTTCCTTGATAAGGATGAGGCCATCTACGGTCTGGGCACTATTCAGAATGGTAAGATGAACCGTAGAGGTGAGAAGAAACGCATGGAGCAGACAAACCTCGAGGACTTCCAGAATGTGCTGCAGTCTATCAAGGGTTGGGGCCTCTACTGGGAGAACTACTCACCAACGGTGTTCGAGGACAATGCTGAAGGTATGTCGTTTACCTCTGAGGCAGGTCAAGGCGTGGACTATTACTTTATGTACGGAGGCAGTGCCGATGGCGTTATTGCACAGATGCGCCACCTCAGCGGTGATGTGCCCATGTTCCCCCTGTGGACCTACGGCTTCTGGCAGTCTAAGGAGCGCTATAAGAGTGCAAAGGAGACAGAAAGTATTGTTGACCAGTATCGTGCCCATAATGTGCCCCTCGACGGAATCATTCAGGACTGGCAGTACTGGGGCTCTAACTACCTGTGGAACGCTATGGACTTCCTTGCTGAGGACTTCAGTAATGGTAAGCAGATGATTCAGAATGTTCATAAAAAGCATGCCCATTTCATGATTTCCATCTGGGCGAGCTTCGGACCTATGACACTGCAGTTCCGCGAGCTTGAAAAGAAAGGCTTGCTGTTGCCCATTGAGACATGGCCCCAGAGCGGCATCTCCCATGTGTGGCCTCCCATCATGAAGTTTCCTTCAGGTGTTCGTGTCTATGATGCTTTCCATCCTGAGGCACGTGCCATCTACTGGAAGTACCTGAAGACCCTCTTCGACTACGGCACTGATGCTTGGTGGATGGACTCTACCGATCCCGACTTCTTCAATCCGAAGGAGAGTGACTATAATCATAAGGTCTATGGCGGTACTTGGCGCTCACAGCGAAACGCATTCCCTCTGGCCACTGTTCGCGGCATTTATCAGTCACAGCGCAAGGAAGCAGAGAAGAAACGTGTGTTCATCATGACCCGTTCATCGTTTGCCGGACAGCAACACTATGGCTCAAATATGTGGAGTGGCGACGTGAACTCTTCTTGGGATATGCTGCGCAAGCAGGTGCCTGCCGGACTTAGCTTTACACTGACAGGTAACCCCAACTTCAATACTGATATCGGTGGTTTCTTCTGTGGCTCCTATAACACTCGCGGTAAGGAGTCGGCACCAAAGAACCCACAGTTCCAGGAGCTCTACGTGCGCTGGATGCAGTATGGACTGTTCTGCCCTGTTTTCCGTAGTCACGGTACTGAGGCTCCTCGCGAGATATGGCAGTTTGGTAAGAAGGGCGAACCAATATATGACGCCATTGAGAAGCAGATTCGTCTGCGCTATCGTTTGCTTCCTTACCTGTATAGCATCGCTTGGCAGGTGACCAATAACAACGACAGTTACATGCGTCCTCTTTTTGCCGACTTCGCAGCCGACAAGCAGGTTTGGAACATGGCCGACGAATTCATGTTTGGACGCAGCATTCTTGCTGCACCTATCCTAAAGGCGCAATATACTGAGGAGAAGATTATCCGCACTGATGCGATGACAGGTTGGAATAGCAAGACTGCCACCGATGGAACCTCTGCTGGAGCTATAGACTTTACAGCCAATAAAACAGCCGTGAAGTATCTGCCAAAGGGCGCTCAGTGGTATGACTTCTGGACAGGTAAGCAGTACAAAGGCGGACAGAACGTGACTCTCGAGACATCCATCGACCGTGTGCCTATGTTCGTACGTGCCGGCAGCATTTTGCCTCTTGGCCCTGAGATGCAGTATGTAGGTGAGAAATCTTGGGATAACCTCGAGCTGCGCATATATCCTGGTGCCAATGGCGAGTTCGTTCTCTACGAAGACGAGGGCGATAACTACAACTACGAGAAGGGCGTCTTCTCTACCATTACGTTCCAGTGGAATGACCGTAGCCACACTCTGACCATTGGTGATCGTAAGGGTGAGTATCCTGGTATGCTTGCTTCGCGTAACTTTACTATCGTACTTCCCAACGGTACTAAGCAGACTGTAAGCTATAATGGCTCGAAGACCGAGGTGAAATTGTAA
- a CDS encoding DUF4492 domain-containing protein: MRKTNFIYRAFDLYYDGFRSMTLGKTLWLIIIVKLIIIFAVLKLFFFPNYISQHAEEGEEGAFVASELINRADNP, from the coding sequence ATGCGAAAGACGAACTTCATATATAGAGCTTTCGACCTATACTACGATGGGTTCCGCAGCATGACGCTGGGGAAAACGCTTTGGCTAATCATTATTGTGAAGCTGATTATCATCTTTGCAGTACTGAAATTGTTTTTCTTTCCAAACTACATCAGCCAACATGCCGAAGAGGGCGAAGAAGGTGCGTTTGTGGCTTCGGAACTGATAAATAGAGCTGATAATCCATAA
- a CDS encoding cytochrome d ubiquinol oxidase subunit II — protein sequence MTYDFLQHYWCFIVSLLGAILVFLLFVQGANSVARSLGYTDEGTRLVYNSTGRKWEFTFTTLVTFGGAFFASFPLFYSTSFGGAYWLWMLILFTFVLQAVSYEFQNKLGNFLGPKTFQFFLTLNGILGPLLLGGAVATFYEGSNFIIEKDNLLGGDGITPVISHWANASNGLDALLNPWVLVFGLAVMFLARVLGILYVMNNVADEDIRSRGSVRLLGSAIPFLILFVAYVVHLLLKDGFAVDPTTGAIYMEPYKYLHNFIDMWYLLVIFLVGVVLVLFGIGKTVFSKSYIGGIWPAGIGTVLTVLALLLCSAWNNTAYYPSTADLQSSLTLTNSCSSEFTLRTMFYVSFLVPFVLAYIIYCWRKIDAKKLDKDEIKNDHAY from the coding sequence ATGACATACGATTTCTTACAACACTACTGGTGTTTCATAGTATCACTATTGGGTGCCATATTGGTCTTTCTACTTTTCGTGCAGGGAGCAAACTCTGTGGCACGCTCACTGGGATATACAGACGAGGGCACTCGCTTAGTATATAACTCTACAGGACGCAAATGGGAGTTCACGTTCACCACACTCGTCACCTTCGGCGGAGCGTTCTTCGCATCGTTCCCGCTGTTCTACAGCACATCGTTTGGTGGCGCCTACTGGCTGTGGATGCTCATTCTCTTCACCTTTGTTCTTCAAGCGGTGAGCTATGAGTTCCAGAACAAGCTGGGCAACTTCCTCGGTCCGAAGACATTCCAGTTCTTCCTTACGCTCAATGGTATTCTCGGCCCACTGCTCCTTGGCGGTGCTGTAGCAACATTTTACGAGGGTTCGAACTTCATCATTGAGAAAGACAACCTTTTAGGAGGTGACGGCATAACACCTGTCATAAGCCATTGGGCAAATGCCTCAAACGGTCTTGATGCCCTGCTCAATCCCTGGGTACTGGTATTTGGACTGGCTGTGATGTTCCTCGCACGTGTGCTTGGTATTCTCTACGTTATGAACAATGTGGCAGACGAAGACATACGCTCACGAGGCAGTGTGCGTCTCTTAGGTTCGGCCATTCCATTCCTTATTCTCTTCGTAGCATATGTTGTGCATCTGCTGCTGAAGGATGGATTTGCCGTTGACCCAACGACAGGCGCCATATACATGGAACCATATAAATATCTGCACAACTTCATAGATATGTGGTATCTGCTCGTGATATTCCTTGTTGGCGTGGTGCTCGTACTCTTCGGCATAGGAAAGACAGTATTCTCAAAGAGTTATATAGGTGGCATATGGCCTGCAGGCATAGGCACAGTGCTTACAGTACTTGCCTTGTTGCTCTGCTCAGCATGGAACAACACCGCTTACTATCCCTCAACAGCAGACCTGCAGTCATCGCTCACGCTGACAAACTCATGTTCGAGCGAATTCACACTACGAACAATGTTCTATGTATCATTCCTCGTTCCGTTCGTACTTGCATATATCATTTATTGCTGGAGAAAGATTGACGCGAAGAAACTGGATAAGGATGAGATAAAGAACGATCATGCATATTAA
- the gluQRS gene encoding tRNA glutamyl-Q(34) synthetase GluQRS gives MTDNTSILRGRFAPSPTGRMHLGNVFSALLSYLSVKSKGGEWLLRIEDIDPQRSRREYAEMLMDDLCWLGLEWDGEPVYQSDRSEIYERYFEELAEKGMTYPCYCTRADLLATQAPHETDGRVVYRGTCRNLPPQPGKAAATRLIVPDEDIPFTDGHYGCFSVNLTEQVGDFIIRRKDGAWAYQLAVVVDDALMGVTEVVRGRDLLLSSPQQMYLARLLGFASPQFIHLPLLCNSDCQRLSKRDRSLDIGSLRSRYQSSELLGLLAFLAGLQPKPDPVSAKELVAQFSWDKVPTKDIITHFE, from the coding sequence ATGACTGATAATACTTCCATCCTGCGTGGAAGGTTTGCACCTTCTCCTACAGGAAGGATGCATCTTGGCAATGTCTTCAGCGCTCTCCTCTCTTATCTCTCCGTGAAGAGTAAGGGTGGAGAGTGGCTGTTGCGTATTGAGGATATTGACCCTCAGCGTTCACGCCGTGAGTATGCGGAGATGCTGATGGACGACCTCTGTTGGCTCGGACTGGAGTGGGACGGTGAGCCGGTCTATCAGAGTGATCGTTCTGAAATCTACGAGCGCTACTTTGAAGAGCTGGCAGAGAAAGGCATGACCTATCCGTGTTACTGCACTCGTGCCGATCTGTTGGCTACTCAGGCTCCTCATGAGACCGATGGCCGTGTGGTCTATCGTGGCACATGTCGTAACCTGCCACCACAGCCAGGTAAGGCTGCTGCCACAAGGCTTATAGTGCCCGATGAGGATATTCCCTTTACCGATGGTCACTATGGATGTTTTAGCGTTAATCTCACAGAACAGGTTGGTGACTTTATCATACGTCGTAAGGATGGCGCCTGGGCTTACCAACTGGCTGTCGTTGTTGATGATGCATTGATGGGTGTTACTGAAGTAGTGCGTGGCCGTGACCTTCTTCTCTCTTCACCTCAGCAGATGTATTTGGCACGTCTGTTAGGTTTCGCCTCTCCCCAGTTCATACACCTGCCACTGCTGTGTAACTCCGATTGTCAGAGACTATCAAAACGCGACCGCAGTCTTGACATTGGGTCACTGCGGTCGCGCTATCAATCTTCGGAACTATTAGGCCTCTTAGCCTTTCTTGCAGGTCTTCAGCCAAAGCCAGACCCCGTCAGCGCTAAGGAACTTGTGGCTCAGTTCTCATGGGATAAAGTGCCTACAAAGGATATTATTACCCACTTTGAGTAA
- a CDS encoding porin, with translation MRKGLLKHLATVVLLSVCTSQSVSAQQGNDVDWTKDFTSRITFNCYAQAGWSYQDPNGTKTNSYNLKRTLLWAKARITDRWSFLFMHDFNSVPQEFYTDYRVTNDKSLTVRFGQFKHSFSMENPLSPTQLELIDVYSQAVLYLAGEGPDPLNGVNYGRDQGLMVYGDLFKDFVHYELALMSGQGINRKDLNNQKDFIAKLELRPFDGFRVVGSGYLGTGCAVNDKTVAWNPTIKAGDNYKRNRYSAGLEYKTKAYTGSKYKDARPASLRTEWLGGKDGNVKSRGGYMTLCVPVVDALDVVASGEYFDRNVDIDGWDQTNFTLGLQYWYYKKCRLQLQYTRCLCGQHISSKDYNWLQAQVQVAF, from the coding sequence ATGAGAAAAGGACTATTAAAACATTTGGCGACAGTCGTGCTGCTGTCTGTATGTACAAGCCAGAGTGTCAGCGCTCAGCAGGGCAATGACGTTGATTGGACAAAAGATTTTACGAGTCGCATAACATTTAATTGTTATGCACAGGCAGGATGGTCATATCAGGATCCTAATGGCACGAAGACAAACTCCTATAATCTGAAACGAACCCTTCTTTGGGCAAAGGCACGTATAACTGACCGATGGTCGTTTCTCTTTATGCATGACTTCAACAGTGTGCCTCAGGAATTCTATACTGACTATCGTGTCACCAACGATAAGTCGTTGACTGTACGTTTCGGACAGTTTAAGCACTCTTTCTCTATGGAGAACCCTCTGTCGCCAACTCAGTTAGAGCTGATTGATGTCTATTCTCAGGCAGTCCTCTATCTGGCTGGTGAGGGTCCCGACCCATTGAACGGTGTGAACTATGGTCGTGATCAAGGTCTCATGGTATATGGTGACCTGTTTAAGGACTTCGTCCATTATGAGCTGGCACTCATGAGCGGACAAGGCATCAATCGCAAAGACCTGAACAATCAGAAGGATTTCATTGCCAAACTTGAGCTGCGTCCTTTTGATGGCTTCCGTGTCGTTGGCTCTGGCTATCTTGGAACAGGCTGTGCTGTTAATGATAAGACTGTTGCTTGGAACCCCACTATCAAGGCTGGCGATAACTATAAGCGAAATCGCTATTCTGCTGGCTTGGAGTATAAGACAAAAGCCTATACTGGCAGCAAATACAAGGATGCGCGTCCTGCCAGTCTTCGTACTGAATGGCTTGGTGGTAAAGATGGGAATGTGAAGAGCCGTGGTGGTTATATGACTCTGTGCGTGCCTGTTGTCGATGCTCTTGATGTTGTGGCCTCTGGCGAATATTTCGATCGCAATGTTGACATTGACGGATGGGACCAGACTAATTTTACGTTGGGTCTTCAGTACTGGTATTACAAGAAGTGTCGTCTTCAGTTGCAGTACACCCGCTGTCTCTGTGGCCAGCATATAAGTTCAAAGGATTATAACTGGCTGCAGGCACAGGTGCAGGTGGCCTTTTAA
- a CDS encoding tetratricopeptide repeat protein, which translates to MKRLLWLLLTLVSLSVSAQSADKLYEEGKKAYDAKNYTAAFPKLKTAAEKGHKKAQYRLGRCYDKGYGTTKNEQLAAQWYEKAANQGYAKAQYQLGKCYKDGDGVEKDRKKAFALFKKAAEQENADAEYAVGKAYLKGKGVAADKAQAKKWLKRAVSNEKGGKDILAELRKEASEGDEDAKAILTLIGK; encoded by the coding sequence ATGAAAAGACTATTATGGCTGCTACTGACGCTCGTCAGCCTAAGTGTCAGCGCACAAAGCGCAGACAAGCTCTACGAAGAAGGCAAGAAAGCCTATGATGCGAAAAACTACACTGCGGCATTCCCCAAACTGAAGACTGCAGCAGAGAAAGGACACAAGAAAGCGCAGTACAGGCTGGGACGCTGCTACGACAAAGGCTACGGCACAACAAAGAATGAGCAGCTGGCAGCACAATGGTATGAGAAAGCAGCCAATCAGGGCTATGCAAAGGCTCAGTATCAGTTAGGCAAGTGCTACAAAGACGGCGACGGTGTAGAGAAAGACCGCAAGAAAGCCTTTGCCCTGTTCAAGAAAGCTGCTGAACAAGAGAATGCCGACGCTGAATATGCTGTTGGCAAGGCATACCTTAAAGGAAAAGGTGTAGCAGCAGACAAGGCTCAGGCAAAGAAATGGCTGAAGCGTGCAGTGAGCAACGAGAAAGGTGGAAAGGATATTCTTGCAGAGCTTCGAAAAGAGGCTTCGGAGGGTGATGAGGATGCCAAAGCCATCCTAACGCTGATAGGCAAATGA
- the trmB gene encoding tRNA (guanosine(46)-N7)-methyltransferase TrmB, which produces MGKGKLAKFADMDRYENVFQYPFSVISDVPFEMRGHWNEQYFKNNNPIVLELGCGKGEYTVELAKLYPQMNFIGVDIKGARMWTGATQALNEGLKNVAFLRTSIEIIDRFFAEDEVCEIWLTFSDPQMKNPRKRLTSTYFMERYRRFLVDGGIIHLKTDSNFLFTYTTYMVQHNELPVLFRTEDLYHDERIDDGTRKILSIQTYYESMWIARGLNIKYMKWLLPRDKELEEPNVEIELDDYRSYHRSKRSSLETSK; this is translated from the coding sequence ATGGGAAAAGGGAAGCTGGCAAAATTTGCTGATATGGATAGATATGAGAACGTTTTTCAATATCCGTTCTCAGTCATCAGCGACGTGCCATTCGAGATGCGAGGGCACTGGAACGAACAGTATTTTAAGAACAATAACCCGATAGTACTTGAACTGGGATGTGGCAAGGGTGAATACACAGTAGAGTTGGCAAAGCTCTATCCGCAGATGAACTTTATTGGTGTGGACATCAAGGGAGCACGCATGTGGACAGGTGCTACGCAGGCTCTGAACGAGGGATTGAAGAATGTGGCTTTCCTGCGCACAAGCATTGAGATAATAGACCGTTTCTTCGCAGAAGACGAGGTTTGCGAGATATGGCTGACGTTCAGCGACCCACAGATGAAGAATCCACGCAAGCGCCTTACAAGCACATATTTCATGGAACGATACCGTCGTTTCCTCGTAGATGGAGGCATAATACATCTGAAGACCGACTCAAACTTCCTGTTTACATATACCACTTATATGGTGCAGCACAATGAGCTGCCTGTGCTTTTCCGCACAGAAGACCTCTATCATGATGAGCGAATAGACGACGGTACACGCAAGATACTGTCTATCCAGACATACTACGAGTCGATGTGGATTGCCCGTGGGCTTAACATAAAGTACATGAAGTGGCTGCTGCCCCGTGACAAGGAGCTCGAAGAGCCCAACGTTGAGATAGAACTCGACGATTACCGCTCATATCACCGATCGAAGAGAAGCAGTCTCGAAACAAGCAAATAA
- a CDS encoding cytochrome ubiquinol oxidase subunit I: MQNVLLTIDAGAIDWSRAQFALTAIYHWLFVPLTLGLAVIMGITETCYYRTKKRFWKDVSKFWQKLFGVNFAMGVATGIILEFEFGTNWSNYSWFVGDIFGAPLAIEGILAFFMESTFVAVMFFGWKKVSPGFHLASTWLTGLGATISAWWILVANAWMQYPVGCQFNPITMRHEMVDFFAVALSPFAIDKFFHTVISAWIVGAVFVMAVSCWFLLKKREQKLAVESMKIAAIVGFIASVGAAATGHKSAQSVGEVQPMKLAAMEALYNGGTDQGLTAVAWVNPFCQPDYENEEEAPLKVEMPYALSFMATNDIHGFVPGINDILNGYTKPDGTKEPSIDEKIRRGQDAIIALATYREGVKMGLPEEVLREHLGTLYGNLQYFGYGYLRDKHDAVPFIPVNFWSFRIMVGLGCVFILYFAIMIIMLFRIPLLSVITRRLFAAFNIIPETEADSNNVTALPAWHYWTAIVLVPLAYIASESGWLVAEFGRQPWTIQDMLPTWAAVSDLNSGSVMITFFLFLILFTTMLAVEISILLKQIKKGPDHSNANE; this comes from the coding sequence ATGCAAAACGTACTACTGACCATTGATGCAGGCGCGATAGACTGGTCGCGCGCGCAATTTGCACTAACAGCCATATACCATTGGCTATTCGTTCCACTGACACTCGGCCTTGCAGTCATCATGGGCATAACCGAGACGTGCTACTATCGCACGAAGAAACGCTTCTGGAAGGATGTATCGAAATTCTGGCAGAAGCTTTTCGGAGTTAACTTCGCCATGGGTGTTGCAACAGGCATAATACTCGAATTTGAATTTGGCACAAACTGGTCGAACTACTCATGGTTCGTGGGTGACATATTCGGTGCGCCGCTTGCCATTGAGGGAATACTGGCTTTCTTCATGGAGTCAACATTTGTTGCCGTGATGTTCTTCGGATGGAAGAAGGTGTCGCCAGGATTCCATCTGGCTTCTACATGGCTCACAGGACTTGGCGCAACGATATCAGCATGGTGGATTCTTGTGGCAAACGCATGGATGCAATATCCCGTGGGATGTCAGTTCAACCCAATCACCATGCGCCATGAGATGGTGGATTTCTTCGCTGTGGCGCTGTCGCCTTTCGCTATAGACAAGTTCTTCCATACGGTAATCTCGGCATGGATTGTAGGAGCCGTGTTCGTGATGGCTGTGTCATGCTGGTTCCTGCTGAAGAAACGTGAGCAGAAGCTGGCTGTTGAGAGCATGAAGATAGCAGCCATTGTAGGCTTCATAGCTTCTGTAGGCGCTGCTGCCACAGGCCACAAGTCAGCACAAAGCGTAGGTGAGGTGCAGCCCATGAAGCTGGCTGCCATGGAGGCACTGTATAACGGAGGTACTGATCAGGGACTGACAGCAGTGGCATGGGTTAACCCGTTCTGTCAGCCTGACTATGAGAACGAGGAAGAGGCACCACTGAAGGTGGAGATGCCTTACGCTCTGTCGTTCATGGCTACAAACGACATACATGGTTTTGTGCCAGGCATAAACGACATACTTAACGGATATACCAAGCCAGACGGCACAAAGGAGCCATCAATAGACGAGAAGATCAGGCGAGGACAGGACGCCATCATTGCACTGGCCACCTATCGTGAAGGTGTGAAGATGGGACTTCCGGAAGAGGTGCTACGCGAACATTTAGGAACGCTCTATGGCAACCTGCAGTACTTTGGCTACGGCTACCTGCGCGACAAACACGATGCTGTGCCGTTCATACCTGTGAACTTCTGGTCGTTCCGCATCATGGTGGGACTGGGATGTGTGTTCATTCTTTACTTTGCCATCATGATAATCATGTTGTTCCGCATTCCGCTGCTGTCTGTCATAACACGCCGGCTGTTTGCTGCTTTCAACATAATACCAGAGACAGAGGCTGACTCAAACAATGTCACTGCCCTACCCGCCTGGCACTACTGGACAGCCATTGTACTCGTGCCACTGGCCTATATAGCAAGTGAGAGCGGATGGCTCGTAGCAGAGTTCGGTCGTCAGCCATGGACCATTCAGGACATGCTTCCCACATGGGCAGCCGTGAGCGACCTCAACTCAGGAAGTGTCATGATTACTTTCTTCCTCTTCCTCATTCTGTTCACCACAATGCTTGCCGTAGAGATAAGCATACTGCTGAAGCAGATAAAGAAAGGTCCCGACCACAGCAATGCTAACGAATAA
- a CDS encoding sodium:solute symporter family transporter, with translation MIIKVLLTVVFLIIMVGVGLYSRKQASSVDGFVLGGRSVGPWLTAFAFGTSYFSAVVFVGYAGQFGWKYGLSSTWIGVGNAVIGSLLAWLLLGRRTKLMTQHIESRTMPDFFGTRFDSQGLRVVASVIAFVFLIPYTAGVYKGISTLFEMGFNIPYEYCVVIMAMLTAVYVIIGGYKATAMNDFIQGIIMLFGIVAVIVAVLNAQGGLVAAVEKLSVLPSDADATVNGGFASWFGPDPWGLLGVVVLTSLGTMGLPQMVGKFYSITDESAIKRGTIISTAFAFVVAGGCYFLGGFGRLYDPVIAANGKIAFDSIVPAMLVQLSPALIALVVLLVLSASMSTLASLVLTSSSTMTLDLIYRDKKSLPGEVQDGEINAEVSEKVEHRKVVVMRVLIVFFIVISLMIALNPPTFIAQLMGISWGALAGAFLAPFMLGLYWRGVTTVSVWACFIWGVGLTVVNMLAGNPINPIDCGAIAMLGGFPVVWIVSLLSPKMNRNIVDKIFECYND, from the coding sequence ATGATAATAAAAGTTCTCCTAACAGTTGTTTTTCTGATTATTATGGTTGGCGTGGGATTATACTCACGCAAACAGGCCAGTAGTGTTGATGGCTTTGTGCTTGGTGGACGTTCCGTTGGTCCTTGGCTTACGGCTTTCGCTTTTGGCACGAGCTATTTCTCAGCAGTAGTCTTCGTAGGCTATGCAGGACAGTTCGGATGGAAATACGGATTGTCCTCCACTTGGATAGGCGTTGGTAACGCAGTCATTGGTTCGCTACTTGCCTGGCTCCTTTTGGGACGCCGCACTAAGCTGATGACCCAACACATAGAGAGCCGCACCATGCCAGACTTCTTCGGCACACGTTTCGATAGTCAGGGACTGCGTGTTGTTGCTTCAGTCATTGCCTTCGTGTTTCTCATCCCCTATACAGCAGGTGTTTATAAAGGCATCTCCACACTGTTTGAGATGGGCTTCAACATCCCATATGAATACTGCGTAGTTATCATGGCAATGCTAACTGCTGTCTATGTTATTATCGGTGGCTACAAGGCCACGGCTATGAATGATTTCATACAAGGCATCATAATGCTCTTCGGTATTGTTGCTGTTATAGTTGCAGTGCTCAATGCTCAGGGTGGACTCGTGGCAGCAGTAGAGAAACTGTCTGTTCTTCCTTCTGATGCTGATGCTACTGTCAATGGTGGCTTCGCCTCTTGGTTCGGACCCGATCCATGGGGACTGTTGGGTGTTGTCGTATTGACATCTCTTGGAACCATGGGATTGCCTCAGATGGTAGGCAAGTTCTATAGCATAACTGACGAGAGTGCCATAAAGCGTGGAACCATCATTTCTACCGCCTTCGCATTCGTTGTGGCAGGTGGTTGCTATTTCCTTGGTGGCTTCGGACGCCTCTATGACCCAGTCATTGCTGCAAATGGCAAGATAGCTTTCGACTCCATTGTACCTGCAATGTTGGTACAGCTGTCTCCAGCTCTTATAGCTCTTGTTGTGTTGTTGGTGTTGTCTGCCTCTATGTCAACATTGGCATCGCTCGTGCTTACGTCAAGTTCAACAATGACACTTGACCTCATCTATCGTGACAAGAAGTCACTGCCTGGTGAGGTGCAGGATGGTGAAATTAATGCTGAGGTGTCAGAGAAGGTTGAGCATCGCAAGGTGGTCGTCATGCGCGTGCTGATAGTATTCTTCATTGTCATCTCGCTTATGATAGCCCTCAACCCGCCAACGTTCATTGCACAGCTCATGGGCATCTCCTGGGGCGCTTTGGCTGGAGCCTTCCTTGCTCCGTTTATGTTGGGACTCTATTGGCGTGGCGTTACAACAGTTTCTGTGTGGGCCTGCTTCATCTGGGGCGTAGGCCTTACGGTGGTTAACATGTTGGCAGGCAATCCTATTAACCCAATAGACTGTGGCGCTATAGCAATGCTTGGCGGCTTCCCTGTCGTATGGATTGTGAGCCTGTTGTCTCCGAAGATGAACAGAAACATTGTTGATAAAATCTTCGAGTGCTATAATGACTGA